One Besnoitia besnoiti strain Bb-Ger1 chromosome VIII, whole genome shotgun sequence DNA segment encodes these proteins:
- a CDS encoding hypothetical protein (encoded by transcript BESB_085400) produces the protein MPGDVLVDLLSCCCKRAKPFSAETARQLSSLNSCARSGASRAESPRIEAPPRSTVNPGEGSAVAAAAAQPLDLKSARSLSRACSGRAPSAAEPLAPDRLEDTESSSHAPSSASSSSVSSPPTSCSQRAEERQAQRVTSQRGASALEEALRTQAKVDEQHRGSERVQSSLSSDEKKTPPQGEQLADCHKAAREQQGPAASAAAPESEEGEKKETAEAVDSAEGEKPATTEASDCKEGGQRQAAESSDAAEEQAEATETAEPPAATPGSPKSETPRIATIASAESGAADALPALEASPEEPREQLRPKDDSTTCASPESLLRADSKALEIPDEQNEAKQTGAKQSPVDQAAATKREARAEYPVKASAEGGANGDQDSAAEKQPSPPSAPPADDSPAASTGGEKDAQKNGRLDPESASADAKETDETKQVREEASPEADAVAAREAAEQEETAAPTENGKAQSKRGGHKGRRASRRGRN, from the coding sequence ATGCCTGGAGATGTGCTTGTGGACTTGCTGAGCTGCTGCTGTAAGAGGGCGAAGCCTTTCTCCGCGGAGACCGCACGCCAACTGTCAAGTCTCAactcctgcgcgcgctcggGGGCTTCTCGCGCAGAGTCTCCTCGCATAGAGGCGCCACCGCGTTCCACGGTGAACCCGGGCGAGggctccgccgtcgctgccgctgccgcgcagcctctcgaTCTGAAGtctgcgcgctcgctctcgcgcgcgtgctcGGGTCGCGCGCCATCCGCAGCCGAGCCCCTCGCCCCCGATCGTCTCGAAGACACCGAGTCGTCGTCCCACGCaccgtcctctgcgtcttcctcttccgtTTCCTCGCCTCCTACCTCCTGCTCCCAGAGAGCCGAAGAGCGTCAAGCGCAGCGAGTCACTTctcagcgcggcgcgtctgctctcgaggaggcgctgaggACGCAGGCCAAGGTCGACGAGCAGCACCGAGGGAGCGAGCGAGTCCAATCGTCGTTGagcagcgacgagaagaagacgcctccGCAAGGCGAACAGCTCGCAGACTGTCACAAGGCTGCGAGGGAGCAGCAGGGCCCGGCCGCATCAGCCGCGGCTCCCGAGtccgaagaaggagagaaaaaggagaccGCAGAAGCTGTAGATTccgcagaaggagagaagccGGCGACTACAGAGGCTTCAGACTGCAAGGAAGGAgggcagaggcaggcggcagagtcctcagacgccgccgaagagcaagcggaggcgacggagaccgcAGAGCCTCCAGCCGCGACTCCGGGGTCGCCAAAGTCAGAGACTCCGCGCATAGCCACTATCGCAtcagcggagagcggcgccgcagacgcgttgCCGGCGTTGGAGGCAAGCCCtgaagagccgcgcgagcagctgcgtcCCAAGGACGACTCAACCACTTGCGCGTCTCCGGAGTCCCTCCTGCGTGCGGATTCGAAGGCGCTTGAGATACCGGACGAGCAGAACGAGGCCAAGCAGACCGGCGCCAAGCAGAGCCCTGTAGACCAAGCCGCGGCGACCAAGCGCGAGGCACGTGCGGAGTATCCagtgaaggcgagcgcggaaggcggagcGAACGGTGATCAAGACTCAGCGGCTGAGAagcagccttcgcctccatcCGCTCCCCCCGCGGACGACTCACCTGCGGCGTCGACTGGAGGCGAGAAAGACGCGCAAAAGAACGGACGCCTGGATCCTGAGTCGGCTTCAGCCGACGCGAAGGAAACCGACGAGACGAAACAGgtccgcgaggaggcgagccccgaggcggacgccgtcgcagcgcgcgaggccgcagaacAGGAGGAAACGGCCGCACCAACTGAGAACGGCAAGGCACAGAGCAAGCGCGGAGGACACAAGGGacgtcgcgcgtcgcgtcgcggGAGGAACTGA
- a CDS encoding GTP-binding protein (encoded by transcript BESB_085380), whose product MARCSQCEAIRRSLRLCFDGVSSRGSDILPRPLFLSAAAPAHPFFPSLGLPSCAAAASSRDRLKASIVASSSAVSGQHPRSGEEAEGALCGLWGQSNASRKTDGRSALRAVSCFTRDRDATENAHAVSSQRRLLSSELEKPMKQRAHLLVPPARRFSHLSVSSPRQSAPSGPPSPPSSSASSVSSPCRSAASLPWFHVSRPSSSLSSSSPQSAFRLAPPRRQEGARCSQPQCAFCAAERPHWRAASTRSRVLPSPPAVIPATPCSPPSPLASRVSAPLAASSDPLDSSGLLWASVGGSPLVAGLSSSRSLRRRFASFARLERVLAELKASRVSKTDPLEQEEVSTDAAAGADETVIDASSMTAETTGEPQLLDSPGRDLLIGRRRSFRTLKRHRIRESVSLEDAEVTEASLTASCLFGADDLTAPRQLSAASSSLASAAPEGPPPHASSFLVSPSGSSPVSSAAPPPASSSCWSVMKSLTEEDVENFPRYEKPFVDFMWCEAKAGNGGKPKQNAVRSRNFRGPGYGGHGGNVILEADIKCHDFLQLEETLRADDGGDGEGTSRGLHAKDKVIKVPLGTIVRKRVPTGRLSREGRRYKESIFWGRGGIAPSTFKKKDGRPPEPGERNSLELELRLLNDVALLGAPNSGKTAFAAAVTRYQSKIGSEGLQTRRPHIGTLRYVDGVEFKLMDLPALCPGAHQDKKRGMRVLRHLYRSRLLVYVIDVARGSSVHRRPAIKEEKDRLLLTGDTDFQGSPSEGEAGEAHYAGVTGQGDPLEDFLYLREEVMKHRKDNEGKKELIIATKCDALHRGSLYHLDSLYYRLRSQYPEIPIVGVSARFGLGLQEAVSTIRQLLGPEDWLVKERRVQMDESWEEFLLPNQAEEDRALRRLDFFPLPPVNLPANVGVSTHPPPSLTTKIVGSHGFSEGVKKPLNPSQASGVGTIATDLDEGWLVEGKHGDL is encoded by the exons ATGGCGCGCTGCTCACAGTGTGAGGCGATTCGCCGTTCCCTCCGTCTCTGCTTCGatggcgtctcctcgcgtggATCTGATATCCTCCCTCGGCCTCTGTTcctgtctgccgcggcgcccgcgcatcCTTTCTTTCCTTCCCTCGGTTTGCCTTCTtgtgcggccgccgccagctcTCGCGACCGCCTCAAAGCCTCCAtcgtcgcttcttcgtctgctgtcTCAGGCCAGCATCCCAGGAGTGGCGAAGAGGCTGAAGGAGCGCTCTGCGGCCTTTGGGGGCAAAGCAACGCAAGCCGAAAGACAgacgggcgcagcgcgtTGAGAGCGGTGTCGTGTTTCACACGGGATCGAGATGCAACAGAGAACGCGCATGCCGTCTCGTCTCAGCGGCGATTGCTGAGTTCTGAACTCGAGAAGCCCATGAAGCAACGCGCGCACCTCCTTGTGCCCCCTGCGCGACGTTTCTCTCACCTCTCTGTTAGTTCTCCCCGGCAGTCGGCTCCTTCGggtccgccgtcgcctccctcgtcgtctgcctcttctgtgTCCTCGCCCTGTCGTagcgcggcttcgctccCGTGGTTCCACGTCTCCCgcccctcgtcttcgctttcgtcttcttcgccgcaaAGCGCTTTCCGcttggcgcctccgcggcgacaggagggcgcgcgctgTTCACAACCTCAGTGCGCATTCTGTGCTGCCGAGCGGCCTcactggcgcgccgcctccacac GCTCGCGGGTGTTGCCCTCACCGCCTGCTGTGATTCCCGCGACGCCCTGCTCCCCTCCGTCTCCGCttgcctctcgcgtctccgcgccgcttgcCGCGTCCTCAGACCCGTTAGACTCGTCTGGCCTTCTCTGGGCGTCGGTCGGGGGCTCGCCGCTTGTCGCGGGTTTGTCTTCTTCACGTTCGCTACGCCGGCGCTTTGCGAGTTTTGCGCGGCTGGAGCGCGTGCTGGCAGAGCTGAAGGCCTCGAGGGTGAGTAAAACCGACCCCCTCGAGCAGGAAGAAGTCTccacagacgccgccgcgggcgcagacgagacagTCATCGACGCGTCCTCGATGACGGCAGAGACGACAGGCGAGCCACAGCTCCTCGACAGCCCCGGCCGCGACCTCCTCATAGGCCGCCGGAGATCCTTCCGGACTCTGAAGAGACACCGCATCCGCGAGAGCGTCTCACTGGAGGATGCAGAGGTCACCGAGGCCTCTCTGACGGCCTCTTGCCTTTTTGGCGCGGATGATCTCACGGCTCCGCGCCAGCTGTCAGCTGCCAGCTCTTCGCttgcttccgcggcgccggaaggcccgccgccgcatgcgtcgtCCTTTCTTGTGTCGCCTTCTGGCTCTTCGCCggtgtcttccgcggcgccgcctcctgcgtcctcctcgtgtTGGAGCGTGATGAAGAGCTTGACGGAAGAAGACGTTGAGAACTTTCCGCGCTACGAGAAGCCTTTTGTGGACTTCATGTGgtgcgaggcgaaggccggtAACGGCGGCAAACCGAAGCAAAACGCAGTCCG AAGCCGCAACTTCCGCGGTCCAGGCTACGGCGGCCACGGCGGGAATGTGATTTTGGAGGCGGACATAAAGTGCCACGACTTTCTTCAGCTCGAAGAAACGCTGCgagccgacgacggcggggaCGGCGAAGGCACCAGTCGCGGCCTGCATGCGAAGGACAAAGTCATAAAA GTTCCGCTAGGCACAATCGTGAGGAAGCGCGTGCCGACCgggcgcctcagccgcgagGGCCGCCGGTACAAGGAGAGCATTTTCTG ggggcgaggcggcatcGCTCCAAGCACCTTCAAGAAGAAAGACGGCAGGCCTCCGGAGCCGGGCGAACGGAATTCCCTCGAGCTGGAGCTGCGCTTGCTGAACGAcgtcgcgctgctcggcgcGCCAAACAGCGGAAAGACCGCCTTTGCTGCAGCTGTCACCAG ATACCAATCCAAGATCGGTTCGGAAGGCCTACAAACGCGCAGACCACACATCGGCACGCTGCGCTACGTCGATGGGGTGGAGTTCAAGCTCATGGATCTGCCTGCGCTTTGCCCCGGAGCGCATCAG GACAAAAAAAGGGGCATGCGCGTCCTCCGGCACTTGTATCGGTCTCGCCTGCTTGTCTACGTGATCGATGTCGCCCGGGGGAGCTCCGTCCACCGCCGGCCTGCGAtcaaagaggagaaggaTCGTCTGCTGCTGACTGGAGATACAGACTTCCAGGGGTCGCCCTcagagggcgaggctggCGAAGCGCACTACGCAGGCGTTACCGGACAGGGTGACCCGCTCGAGGACTTCTTGTATTTGCGAGAAGAGGTCATGAAGCATCGCAAAGACAACGAAGGCAAGAAGGAGTTG ATCATCGCCACAAAGTGCGACGCCCTTCACCGGGGGTCGCTCTATCACCTCGACTCTCTATATTACCGCCTGCGGAGCCAGTATCCCGAGATCCCGATTGTCG GTGTTTCCGCTCGGTTCGGCTTGGGCTTACAAGAGGCTGTGAGCACGATTCGTCAGTTGCTAGGCCCCGAGGACTGGCTTGTCAAAGAGCGGCGCGTCCAGATGGACGAGTCCTGGGAGGAGTTTTTACTGCCAAACCAGGCCGAAGAAGACAGG GCTCTGCGACGGCTCGACTTTTTCCCCCTCCCGCCTGTCAATCTCCCAGCAAACGTCGGCGTATCGACCCACCCTCCGCCGTCACTGACAACAAAGATTGTGGGATCACACGGATTCTCCGAGGGTGTCAAGAAGCCTTTGAATCCTTCTCAAGCATCCGGGGTGGGCACGATTGCCACAGACCTCGATGAAGGCTGGCTGGTAGAAGGAAAACACGGAGATCTCTAA
- a CDS encoding DNL zinc finger protein (encoded by transcript BESB_085390) — translation MALPVAFAVFPLRRALLSASHSSPASAFFLSWSVFCCNTASTVATSRSRRAPRPASSSFASRLSVTSHPSPAASSCISSGVSWRQPTLGLPGARISASPSVGPRGSPSASQRYALAARCRASSTLSSSSSSSSPCASLEATSEQESAGGLNVKIDVSKVLGTGAKKSQDGAEASPPSDLYVLLFTCKPCGTRSAKKFSKRAYHNGVVVIKCPHCASLHLIADNFGWFGESPQTIEDILKEKGEKLLTALTAEDLLDLSDLKASAAGEGERRIDSSETKEP, via the exons atGGCGCTGCCGGTGGCCTTCGCCGTTTTCCCGCTCAGGCGAGCTTTGCTCTCTGCGAGCCACTCGTCtcccgcctctgccttctttctctcttggAGCGTCTTCTGCTGCAACACCGCAAGCACGGTGGCaacctctcgctcgcgccgtgCGCCACGtccggcgtcttcttcctttgCTTCGCGTTTGTCCGTCACTTCTCATCCctctcccgccgcctcgtcctgcATCAGCAGCGGTGTGTCGTGGCGTCAGCCGACGCTTGGCCTTCCTGGAGCTCGGatctccgcgtctccctctgtAGGGCCGAGGGgttctccttctgcttcacAGCGTTATGCACTCGCCGCGCGGTGTCGCGCTTCTTCCACCCTTTCTTCgagttcctcttcgtcttcaccctgcgcctcgctggaaGCGACCAGCGAGCAGGAGTCGGCAGGCGGTCTGAACGTGAAGATCGACGTGAGCAAAGTCCTCGGAACAGGCGCCAAAAAGTCGCAGGACGGCGCCgaagcctcgccgccctcagaCCTCTACGTCCTCCTGTTCACCTGCAAACCGTGCGGAACCCGATCCGCGAAAAAGTTCTCAAAG CGCGCGTATCACAACGGCGTGGTAGTCATCAAGTGCCCACACTGCGCCTCGC TGCATTTGATCGCCGACAACTTTGGCTGGTTCGGGGAAAGTCCGCAGACTATTGAGGACATTCTGAAGGAGAAGGGCGAAAAACTCCTGACCGCGCTCACAG CGGAGGACTTGCTCGACCTCTCCGACCTCAAGGCatctgcggcaggcgaaggcgagagacggATCGACTCAAGCGAAACGAAGGAGCCGTGA
- a CDS encoding Noc2p family protein (encoded by transcript BESB_085410), whose amino-acid sequence MVDKPAKKLARVGGEKKPRLKNFQKLKRKKMRDGEAAPASGKKHLKFAQGARLKSKSEREEEDETPSLADDTVSTEDEGAFSDGSLPSMAEGNLSDLEKEAGEEGDESADDDQDEDEEENYEGPDWLADDDEEAWASSDDESPEDVGAEGGAAFDPAAGIAADSPAAQKEFRRVLKQRLMKDKEFLSFLLQESEKQQADTEQASDAEEDLEQDDEEGVDDDEEASEHTVKRSRAEPEEEDDVEVPKNLLTSERYEHLCHLVGLHGDREDARVPASPSLRCLQLFLGAFRSAVRQTGLRRDNNVSSEGRELGERTKDNMKYKDGKKKSEEGEEGKKRKPGASSRDVKDRGSGEQKSLFLVKDEELRRVILLRTVQQLPAVFRRFLQAEADGAKSASKGAGEEKNLLALTASANWSRLRLPLRWVFSDVCQLLVSLQNLPPRATKGKEVLVQVLLSLARKNDGLVPFLLLLKSSSLARRFLLTVGRCWAFTKNEQEQFAAFAALRQLLVLRHRELDHALAKGQASTKNKPREGKERRRSHEKGDSGSASEAALKEEEKVQEFLQTLLRIYQQATSRNVGNNASRTWRGANRVQLLLNEYLELLKIVQPRIAYRVAYQSIRELALTVRSIMVVSSQTAPSAAKGKKSKAAFLHARRLATSQKLLYSWAFLSTARLWGVSFASTPSLRPLAFPLVTLLCAALKVKLASLSHVPFCLNILYVLHQTSLSTNLLIPLSAYVFALLELLLKHQEMLSSGRYIGKRLHMEMQEKRNKKKKKDKKFQTKDGGKEKSDNNLHLLHVRDADPEVTLRLSAAQQDSMHVIDGLVGSFQRLLTEHLGYLVLHPAFPEISLPIKRSLRRTLKLSRSLAVVRALKTLLGAIEGSAAVVQSLRCELKELPVGAVEIFTEKKQRAALPLFKLRLQVVEERRKFVEEKVKGEISAAAERREAESAASKTARQLKRERQKQRRETERRELEKDRKSRAASKEAKKRMRDTTTPEAEADDSDNEASVKRAKRQQAAAREDVLDEIGSDLDDL is encoded by the exons ATGGTTGATAAGCCCGCAAAgaagctcgcgcgcgtcggcggcgagaagaagcccCGCCTGAAGAACTTTCAGAAGttgaagcggaagaagatgcgcgacggcgaggcggcgcccgcaagTGGCAAGAAGCATCTGAAGTTTGCGCAGGGCGCCCGGCTAAAGAGcaagagcgagcgcgaggaggaagacgagacgcCTTCGCTGGCGGACGATACGGTCAGCaccgaggacgaaggcgccttCTCTGACGGCTCCCTCCCGAGCATGGCGGAGGGCAACCTGAGCGACCTCGAGAAAGAGgctggcgaggagggcgacgagtcggcggacgacgatcaggacgaagacgaagaagagaactACGAGGGACCCGACTGgctcgcggacgacgacgaggaggcctgGGCGTCGTCTGACGACGAGTCGCCTGAGGAcgtcggcgcagagggaggcgccgcgttcgATCCTGCCGCGGGCATCGCCGCAGACAGtcccgcggcgcagaaggagtTCCGGCGCGTGCTCAAGCAGCGCCTCATGAAAGACAAGGAGTTTCTGTCCTTCCTCCTtcaggagagcgagaagcaaCAGGCAGACACCgagcaggcgagcgacgcggaggaggacctAGAgcaggacgacgaggagggcgtggatgacgacgaggaggcgagcgaacACACGGTGAAGCggtcgcgcgcagagccggaggaagaagatgacGTCGAAGTTCCTAAGAACCTCCTCACGTCTGAGCGGTACGAGCACCTCTGCCACCTCGTCGGCCTCCATGGCGACCGCGAAGACGCCAGGGttcccgcctcgccctcgttgCGCTGCCTGCAGCTGTTTCTCGGCGCGTTTCGCTCCGCTGTGCGCCAGacgggcctgcggcgggacAACAACGTGTCCAGCGAGGGACGGGAGCTGGGCGAGCGGACGAAAGACAACATGAAGTACAAGGACGGCAAGAAGAAGAgtgaggagggcgaagagggcaAGAAGCGGAAACCCGGAGCTTCGTCGCGCGACGTCAAAGACCGGGGTTCGGGCGAGCAGAAGTCCCTCTTTCTCGTCAAAGACgaagagctgcgccgcgtgaTTCTCCTGCGAACCGTGCAGCAGCTCCCCGCGGTGTTCAGACGATTCCTacaggcggaggccgacggggcgaagagcgcgtcgaagggggcgggcgaggagaagaatcTGCTCGCGCTCACCGCGTCTGCGAACTGGTCGAGGCTTCGGCTGCCGCTTCGCTGGGTTTTTTCTGACGTCTGCCAacttctcgtctctctgcagaaTCTCCCGCCGCGAGCCACTAAGGGCAAGGAGGTCCTGGTGCAGGTGCTCCTGTCGCTGGCGCGGAAGAACGATGGACTGGTGCCTTTCCTGTTGCTGTTGAAGAGCTCGTCgctcgcgaggcgcttcCTCCTGACCGTCGGGCGCTGCTGGGCCTTCACGAAGAACGAACAGGAGCAgttcgccgcgttcgccgcgctgcgccagctcCTGGTGCTGCGCCACAGAGAGCTCGATCACGCGCTCGCGAAGGGACAGGCTTCCACGAAAAACAAACCCCGAGAGGGCAAGGAGCGTAGGCGCAGCCACGAGAAGGGTGACtcaggcagcgccagcgaagcggccctgaaggaagaagagaaagtcCAGGAGTTCCTCCAGACGCTCCTGAGGATCTACCAGCAGGCCACTTCGCGAAACGTCGGCAACAACGCGAGCAGAacctggcgcggcgcgaacCGCGTCCAGCTGCTACTAAACGAATACCTCGAACTTCTCAAGATCGTCCAGCCCAGAATCGCCTACCGTGTCGCTTATCAAAGCATTCGAGAG CTTGCCTTGACCGTCAGGAGCATCATGGTGGTTTCGAGCCAAacggcgccttctgccgccAAGGGGAAGAAGTCGAAAGCTGCgtttctgcatgcgcggcgtctcgcgactTCGCAGAAGCTCCTCTACTCGTGGGCGTTCCTCTCCACGGCCCGCCTGTGGGGTGTTTCGTTTGCGTCGACGCCGTCCCTCCGCCCGCTGGCCTTCCCCCTGGTCACGCTGTTGTGTGCAGCTCTCAAGGTCAAGCTTGCCTCCCTCTCGCACGTGCCGTTCTGTCTGAACATCCTCTACGTCCTTCATCAGACGTCGCTGTCCACGAACCTTTTGATTCCTCTCAGCGCGTAcgtcttcgcgctcctcgAGCTTCTGCTGAAACACCAAGAGATGCTCTCCAGCGGGCGCTACATTGGCAAGCGGCTCCACATGGAGATGCAGGAGAAAAGGAacaaaaagaagaaaaaggacaAAAAGTTCCAAACGAAAGACGGCGGAAAGGAAAAAAGCGACAACAACCTACACCTGCTGCACGTCCGGGATGCAGACCCTGAAGTCACTCTTAGACTATCTGCAGCCCAACAAGATTCCATGCAT GTGATCGACGGCCTCGTGGGAAGCTTCCAGCGCCTTCTGACAGAGCACCTTGGCTACCTGGTGCTTCATCCCGCCTTCCCTGAAATTTCGCTCCCTATCAAGCGGAGCTTGCGCCGCACACTGAAGCTCTCACGG AGCCTGGCGGTCGTGCGCGCGCTGAAGACTCTTCTGGGAGCCATTGAGGGCTCTGCCGCTGTTGTGCAGTCTTTGCGATGCGAGCTGAAAGAGCTGCCGGTCGGTGCAGTTGAAATCTTTACCGAGAAAAAGCAAAGAGCCGCTCTCCCGCTGTTCAAGTTGAG GCTGCAAGTCGTGGAGGAGCGCCGCAAGTTTGTGGAGGAGAAGGTGAAGGGAGAAATatcggcggccgcagagcggaGGGAAGCTG AGAGCGCAGCTTCCAAGACAGCGCGACAgctgaagcgcgagcgccagaagcagcggcgagagacagaacgCCGTGAACTGGAAAAGGACAGGAAATCGAGAGCCGCATccaaggaggcgaagaaacgcaTGCGCGACACGACGACCCCCGAAGCTGAGGCTGACGACAGCGACAACGAGGCTAGTGTGAAACGCGCAAAGCGACAGCAGGCTGCCGCGAGA GAAGACGTCCTCGATGAAATCGGCAGCGACTTGGACGACCTCTGA